One segment of Marvinbryantia formatexigens DSM 14469 DNA contains the following:
- a CDS encoding PucR family transcriptional regulator: MISGQVIQTSIDELRAITRIDLCVSDLEGNVVASTMPEDDVQREAIQFFVNSAADSQVMQGYHFFKILDDGVPAYILVARGNGEDAYMIGKIGVSQIQNLIIAYKERFDKNNFIQNLLLDNLLLVDIYNRAKKLHIDIEAKRIVYLIETRQEKDINARELVKTMFGGNPRDFITAVDEKSIILVKELEEDEDYEAAEQVAKTLLDMLNSEAMSQVRVAYGTIIHEIRSISKSYKEAKMALDVGKIFYEDKKVIAYNTLGIGRLIYQLPLPLCEMFMNEVFGGRQLPDSLDEETLTTINKFFENSLNVSETSRQLYIHRNTLVYRLEKLQKSTGLDVRVFEDALTFRIALMVSNYMKYMEREEY; the protein is encoded by the coding sequence ATGATTTCAGGGCAGGTAATACAGACATCCATAGATGAACTGCGCGCGATCACAAGAATTGATCTGTGCGTTTCGGATTTAGAGGGAAATGTTGTCGCTTCCACGATGCCGGAGGATGACGTCCAGCGCGAGGCGATTCAGTTTTTCGTAAATTCAGCGGCGGACAGCCAGGTAATGCAGGGGTATCACTTTTTCAAAATTCTGGACGACGGCGTTCCGGCGTACATTCTGGTAGCGCGGGGCAATGGCGAGGACGCCTACATGATCGGCAAAATCGGCGTCAGCCAGATTCAGAATCTGATTATTGCATACAAAGAGCGTTTTGATAAAAACAACTTTATCCAGAATCTTCTGCTGGACAATCTTCTGCTGGTGGATATCTACAACCGCGCGAAAAAGCTTCACATCGATATTGAAGCAAAGCGCATTGTTTATCTGATTGAGACGCGCCAGGAGAAGGATATCAACGCGCGAGAGCTGGTAAAAACGATGTTTGGCGGAAATCCGCGCGATTTTATCACGGCGGTGGACGAAAAGAGCATCATTCTGGTGAAGGAGCTGGAGGAAGACGAGGACTACGAGGCGGCGGAGCAGGTGGCGAAAACGCTGCTGGATATGTTAAACAGCGAGGCGATGTCGCAGGTGCGGGTTGCCTACGGCACGATTATCCATGAGATCCGCTCCATTTCCAAATCCTACAAGGAGGCGAAGATGGCGCTGGATGTAGGAAAGATTTTCTATGAGGATAAAAAAGTTATCGCTTACAATACGCTCGGCATCGGTCGTCTGATTTATCAGCTTCCGCTTCCGCTGTGCGAAATGTTTATGAATGAGGTGTTCGGCGGACGGCAGCTTCCGGATTCGCTGGACGAGGAAACGTTGACGACAATCAACAAATTTTTTGAGAACAGCCTGAACGTTTCGGAGACCTCCAGACAGCTTTACATACACCGCAATACCCTGGTGTACCGTCTGGAAAAGCTGCAGAAGAGCACCGGGCTGGATGTGCGTGTGTTTGAGGATGCGCTGACTTTCCGCATCGCGCTCATGGTATCCAATTACATGAAGTACATGGAGCGGGAAGAATATTAA
- a CDS encoding hydratase, producing the protein MIKLYDGGAYLVNGAEIIEDNADAQKIIAQRTGSAVSREEAAKATIAYDILESHNVSGNMEKLQIKFDKLTSHDITFVGIIQTARASGLEKFPIPYVLTNCHNSLCAVGGTINEDDHMFGLSCAKKYGGVYVPPHQAVIHQFAREMLAGGGKMILGSDSHTRYGALGTMAMGEGGPELVKQLLCKTYDINMPKVVGVYLTGKPVTGVGPQDVALAIIGAVFANGYVNNKVMEFVGPGVANLSADFRIGIDVMTTETTCLSSIWKTDDTIKEFYEIHERPEDYKELQPGSVAYYDGMIYVDLSEIRPMIAMPFHPSNTYTIEELNANLDDILADVEKRALVSLDGAVDFKLRDKVRDGRLYVDQGIIAGCAGGGFENICAAADILKGASIGADEFTLSIYPASTPIYMELAKNGRLADLMATGAIVKTAFCGPCFGAGDTPANNAFSIRHSTRNFPNREGSKLQSGQISSVALMDARSIAATAANKGYLTAATDVDAHFTNPKYFFDSTIYKNRVFDSKGVADPSVEIKFGPNIKDWPAMPQLTQNLVLQVVSEIHDPVTTTDELIPSGETSSYRSNPLGLAEFTLSRKDPAYVGRAKEIQKVEKAREAGECIGEAFPEICKVMQKIKETFPDTCKKNTGFGSTIFAVKPGDGSAREQAASCQKVLGGWANIANSYATKRYRSNLINWGMLPFLIDEGELPFKNGDYLFIPDIREAVENKATEVEAFVVGDTMKEFTLKLGEMTDDERTIILDGCLINYYRR; encoded by the coding sequence ATGATAAAATTGTATGACGGCGGCGCCTATCTGGTAAACGGCGCTGAGATTATTGAAGATAATGCGGATGCGCAGAAAATCATTGCGCAGCGCACAGGAAGCGCAGTATCCAGAGAGGAGGCTGCGAAGGCGACGATTGCCTACGACATTCTGGAGAGCCACAATGTATCCGGAAATATGGAGAAGCTGCAGATTAAGTTTGATAAGCTGACCTCCCACGACATCACGTTTGTGGGCATCATCCAGACGGCGCGCGCGTCGGGGCTGGAGAAATTTCCGATACCCTATGTGCTGACAAACTGTCACAACAGTCTCTGCGCGGTCGGCGGCACCATCAACGAGGATGACCACATGTTTGGTCTTAGCTGCGCGAAAAAGTACGGCGGCGTTTATGTTCCGCCTCATCAGGCGGTTATCCACCAGTTTGCCCGCGAGATGCTGGCAGGCGGCGGCAAAATGATTCTTGGTTCCGATTCCCACACCCGCTATGGTGCGCTGGGCACGATGGCGATGGGCGAGGGCGGTCCGGAGCTGGTAAAGCAGCTCCTCTGCAAGACGTATGATATCAACATGCCGAAGGTGGTCGGCGTATATCTGACTGGAAAGCCGGTTACAGGCGTGGGTCCGCAGGATGTGGCGCTGGCGATTATCGGCGCGGTATTTGCCAATGGTTATGTAAATAATAAGGTAATGGAGTTTGTGGGACCGGGTGTTGCGAATTTAAGCGCAGATTTCCGTATCGGTATCGACGTTATGACGACGGAAACTACCTGCCTTTCCTCCATCTGGAAGACGGACGACACGATTAAGGAATTTTATGAGATTCACGAGCGCCCGGAGGATTATAAGGAGCTGCAGCCGGGCAGCGTTGCTTACTATGACGGCATGATTTATGTGGACCTTTCCGAGATACGTCCGATGATTGCGATGCCGTTCCATCCGAGCAACACCTACACGATCGAGGAGCTGAACGCAAATCTGGACGACATTCTGGCGGATGTGGAAAAGCGCGCGCTGGTGAGCCTTGACGGTGCGGTTGACTTTAAGCTGCGCGACAAGGTGCGCGACGGCAGACTGTATGTGGATCAGGGAATCATTGCGGGCTGCGCGGGCGGCGGATTTGAAAATATCTGTGCGGCGGCGGACATTCTGAAGGGCGCTTCTATCGGAGCGGACGAATTTACGCTGAGCATTTATCCGGCGAGCACGCCGATTTATATGGAGCTTGCGAAGAACGGCAGACTGGCTGATCTGATGGCGACCGGCGCCATCGTAAAGACTGCTTTCTGCGGACCGTGCTTCGGCGCGGGCGATACGCCGGCAAATAATGCGTTCAGTATCCGTCATTCTACAAGAAACTTCCCGAACCGCGAGGGAAGCAAGCTGCAGAGCGGACAGATTTCTTCTGTCGCGCTGATGGACGCGCGCTCGATTGCGGCTACGGCGGCAAATAAGGGTTATCTGACGGCGGCGACGGATGTGGATGCGCACTTTACGAACCCGAAGTATTTCTTTGACAGCACGATTTATAAGAACCGCGTATTTGACAGCAAGGGCGTGGCGGACCCGTCCGTGGAGATTAAGTTTGGTCCGAATATCAAGGACTGGCCGGCGATGCCGCAGCTTACGCAGAATCTGGTGCTGCAGGTGGTTTCTGAGATTCACGACCCGGTGACGACGACGGATGAACTGATTCCGTCCGGCGAGACCTCCTCCTACCGTTCCAACCCGCTCGGTCTGGCAGAGTTCACGCTCTCCAGAAAGGATCCGGCGTATGTGGGACGCGCGAAGGAAATCCAGAAGGTGGAAAAAGCCCGCGAGGCAGGCGAGTGCATCGGCGAGGCGTTCCCGGAAATCTGCAAAGTGATGCAGAAGATAAAAGAAACCTTCCCGGATACATGCAAGAAGAATACCGGTTTTGGCAGCACGATTTTTGCCGTAAAGCCGGGCGACGGCTCTGCGCGTGAGCAGGCGGCTTCCTGCCAGAAGGTGCTGGGCGGCTGGGCAAATATTGCCAACAGCTATGCGACAAAGCGTTACCGCTCCAATCTGATTAACTGGGGTATGCTGCCCTTCCTCATTGATGAGGGCGAGCTTCCGTTTAAGAACGGCGATTATCTGTTTATCCCGGATATCCGTGAGGCGGTGGAAAACAAAGCCACGGAGGTGGAGGCTTTTGTGGTTGGCGATACCATGAAGGAGTTTACCTTAAAGCTTGGCGAAATGACGGATGACGAGCGGACCATTATCCTGGACGGATGTCTGATCAATTATTACAGACGCTGA
- a CDS encoding AI-2E family transporter, with protein MKLEWKTCFRAGVSIFVLYLCIFYWKNAASLLAALLGAATPLILGCAVAYIVNILMDFYEKRFFVHSDRAIIGKSRRPVCMVLAFATLAAIIVLVIGLVVPQLYSCIQLILSTLPGVMEDLVEAVEKLDVLPEDVMNAFSNVDWQSRIGELVKGLLSGIGNVMDMVISVVSSAVSRLVTLFMAIIFAIYLLLGKEKLGSQAKRLMRRYMKKRPYETCLHFFSVMNDCFRNYIVGQCTEAVILGVLCTVGMLLMRLPYAAMVGALVAFTALIPVAGAYIGAGVGAFMILTVSPAKAIIFLIFIAVLQQVEGNLIYPRVVGSSIGLPALWVLAAVTIGGGIMGIGGMLLGVPIAATVYQLLREDVRKAPKAELPADV; from the coding sequence ATGAAGCTGGAATGGAAGACTTGCTTTCGGGCAGGCGTCAGTATATTTGTTCTGTATCTGTGTATTTTTTACTGGAAAAATGCCGCCAGTCTGCTGGCAGCGCTGCTTGGGGCGGCGACACCGCTCATTCTGGGCTGCGCTGTGGCATATATTGTCAATATCCTGATGGATTTTTACGAAAAGCGGTTTTTTGTGCATTCGGACCGTGCGATTATCGGCAAAAGCAGACGTCCCGTCTGTATGGTGCTTGCGTTTGCAACGCTGGCGGCAATTATAGTGCTGGTTATCGGTCTGGTCGTTCCGCAGCTTTATTCCTGCATACAACTGATTCTTTCCACTCTTCCGGGTGTGATGGAGGATCTGGTGGAAGCGGTTGAAAAGCTCGATGTACTGCCGGAGGATGTGATGAATGCCTTTTCGAATGTGGACTGGCAGTCGAGAATCGGGGAGCTGGTAAAAGGGCTGCTCTCCGGCATCGGAAATGTGATGGATATGGTAATCAGCGTTGTGTCTTCGGCGGTATCGCGGCTTGTCACGCTCTTTATGGCAATTATATTTGCCATCTACCTTCTGCTGGGGAAGGAAAAGCTGGGAAGCCAGGCGAAGCGTCTGATGCGCCGCTACATGAAGAAGCGCCCATATGAAACGTGCCTTCACTTTTTCAGCGTCATGAACGACTGCTTCCGGAATTATATTGTCGGACAGTGCACGGAGGCGGTCATCCTTGGCGTGCTCTGCACAGTGGGAATGCTTCTGATGCGCCTGCCCTATGCGGCGATGGTCGGCGCGCTGGTTGCTTTCACCGCGCTGATTCCGGTTGCGGGCGCTTATATCGGAGCGGGCGTGGGCGCGTTTATGATTCTGACGGTATCCCCCGCCAAAGCAATTATTTTCCTCATTTTTATTGCCGTGCTGCAGCAGGTGGAGGGAAATCTGATCTACCCCCGCGTGGTGGGTTCTTCTATCGGTCTGCCGGCTCTGTGGGTGCTCGCTGCCGTTACCATCGGAGGCGGCATTATGGGCATCGGCGGAATGCTTCTTGGCGTTCCGATTGCGGCAACGGTCTATCAGCTCCTGAGAGAGGATGTCCGGAAGGCGCCAAAGGCAGAACTGCCGGCAGATGTGTAA
- a CDS encoding DUF3990 domain-containing protein, with amino-acid sequence MEKLIYHGSDHIIEKPLYGAGKTYNDYGQGFYCTEDIAMAKEWGVGREKDGYANQYKICCDDLRILDLNAEQFCILHWLAILLQNREFYIPSGLALEAKEYIVKNFFTDYQSYDIIIGYRADDSYFSFAQDFINGTISYRQLRNAMYLGKLGQQFVLKSKKAFGQLRFLGYETAGRDIWFQKKELRDRAARREYFDIERNRRQKGDLYIIQIMDEEMKADDSRLR; translated from the coding sequence ATGGAAAAACTGATATATCATGGTTCAGACCATATTATTGAAAAACCCTTGTATGGCGCCGGAAAGACATATAATGATTACGGACAGGGATTTTACTGCACAGAAGATATCGCAATGGCAAAGGAATGGGGCGTCGGCAGAGAAAAGGACGGGTATGCAAATCAGTACAAAATTTGCTGCGACGATTTAAGAATTCTTGACTTGAATGCGGAGCAATTCTGCATCCTGCACTGGCTGGCAATATTACTTCAGAATCGGGAATTTTATATTCCTTCGGGTCTGGCACTTGAGGCGAAGGAATATATCGTAAAGAATTTTTTTACAGACTATCAAAGTTATGATATTATTATCGGATATCGCGCCGATGACAGCTATTTTTCATTTGCACAGGATTTTATTAATGGAACGATTTCTTATCGCCAGCTCAGAAATGCCATGTATCTTGGAAAGCTGGGACAACAATTTGTACTAAAAAGTAAAAAGGCATTTGGACAACTCCGGTTTCTGGGGTATGAAACCGCTGGCAGGGATATCTGGTTTCAAAAAAAAGAGCTGCGTGACAGGGCAGCCCGGAGAGAATACTTTGATATTGAGAGAAACCGGCGGCAGAAGGGAGATCTGTATATTATTCAGATAATGGATGAGGAGATGAAAGCTGATGATTCGCGCTTACGATGA
- a CDS encoding helix-turn-helix domain-containing protein produces MIRAYDELYLESARRVLAGMLDYAVHDLGYDITSFFNLFLKSPMARWFENGDSAVLAGKSGVELAYDVLGTIGENRVFEKPQYTMNRSEEYWTGWSLAYYQWYTALSFSEITRYIPIKEIQELYFPYHEMDIRQFVDKMNELYRKAKPDTNLKLLRKRAGLTQRELAEYAGIPLRTIQQYEQRQKNINRAQAEYLVKLAKVLCCSVENLIEYVPE; encoded by the coding sequence ATGATTCGCGCTTACGATGAACTATACCTGGAAAGTGCGCGCAGGGTGCTGGCGGGAATGCTTGACTATGCCGTACATGATTTGGGATATGATATAACGTCGTTTTTTAACTTGTTTTTGAAATCGCCAATGGCGCGGTGGTTTGAGAATGGCGATTCCGCAGTGCTTGCCGGAAAATCGGGCGTTGAGCTGGCGTATGATGTTCTTGGGACCATAGGGGAAAACAGGGTTTTTGAAAAACCGCAGTATACGATGAACCGGAGCGAAGAATATTGGACAGGCTGGTCGCTTGCCTATTATCAATGGTATACGGCGCTTTCATTTTCTGAAATCACAAGATACATTCCGATAAAAGAAATACAGGAATTGTATTTTCCATACCATGAGATGGATATCCGGCAATTTGTTGATAAAATGAATGAACTGTACCGTAAGGCGAAACCGGATACAAATTTGAAACTGTTGCGGAAACGTGCGGGACTGACGCAGAGAGAGCTGGCGGAATACGCCGGCATTCCTCTTCGGACAATCCAGCAGTATGAACAGAGACAAAAAAACATTAACAGGGCGCAGGCAGAGTATCTGGTAAAACTTGCAAAGGTTCTCTGCTGCAGCGTGGAGAATCTTATAGAGTATGTTCCGGAGTAA
- a CDS encoding GH36-type glycosyl hydrolase domain-containing protein gives MRYGYFDEKNREYCIDRVDVPVSWTNYIGVEDMCAVVNHTAGGYLFYKTPQYHRITRFRPNGVPMDRPGHYVYLRDDADGDYWSISWQPVGKPLDKATYCCRHGLSYSTYECEYRDIRVSQRLMIPLGDNVELWDVKIKNEGSGERQLSVFSYCEFSFHHIDMDNQNFQMSLYASGSSCEDGIIEYDLFYEEFGYQYFTANFTPDGFDCVRDKFLGGYRTESNPLAVERGFCGGTTEKGGNHCGVLQKRLVLKPGEEVRLVFMLGEGKRAEAGTIRKKYSIMKNVDEAAEKLAAYWEDKLSRLRVRTPSGDMNTMLNTWNLYQAEINILFSRFASFIEVGGRTGLGYRDTAQDAMTVPHSNPEKCRQRIVQLLNGLVSEGYGLHLFDPAWFEEQEEARPFASPTVIPVPDKKDRIHGLKDTCSDDALWLIPSIMEYIRETGEVSFLDEVIPYADEGEGTVYEHMKRILDFSARQVGAHGVCLGLRADWNDCLNLGGGESALVSFLHVWALEHFLEAAELKGIAEDVAKYHTMYKHVKTVCQTQLWDKEWFIRGITKSGRRIGTSEDKEGKIHLESNAWAVLSGAATQEQGERAMDSVDKYLYTQYGIMLNGPSYTVPDEEVGFVTRVYPGVKENGAIFSHPNPWAWAAECRLGRGDRAMKFYEALCPCRQNDIIEIREAEPYSYCQFIMGKEHTAFGRARHPFMTGSGGWAYFSATRYMLGIRPQMEELQIDPCIPPEWDGFEAVRKWRGATYRISVKNPAHVSKGVKEIRVDGEKAERIPVFAAGTEHEVVAVMG, from the coding sequence ATGAGATATGGTTACTTTGACGAGAAGAACCGGGAATACTGCATCGACCGTGTTGATGTACCGGTTTCCTGGACGAATTACATCGGGGTGGAGGATATGTGCGCAGTGGTGAACCACACGGCGGGAGGCTATCTTTTTTATAAGACGCCGCAGTATCACCGTATTACGCGGTTCCGTCCGAACGGGGTACCGATGGACCGTCCGGGGCATTACGTGTATCTGCGGGATGATGCGGACGGCGATTACTGGAGCATTTCCTGGCAGCCGGTTGGAAAACCGCTGGATAAAGCAACTTATTGCTGCAGGCACGGGCTGTCTTACTCCACATATGAATGTGAGTACCGGGATATCCGGGTGTCGCAGCGGCTGATGATTCCGTTGGGCGACAATGTGGAACTGTGGGATGTAAAGATAAAAAACGAGGGCAGCGGAGAGCGGCAGTTAAGCGTCTTTTCCTACTGCGAGTTTTCGTTTCATCATATTGATATGGACAATCAGAATTTCCAGATGAGTCTGTATGCTTCCGGCTCCTCCTGTGAGGACGGTATTATTGAGTACGATTTATTTTATGAGGAATTTGGTTATCAGTATTTTACGGCAAACTTTACCCCGGATGGTTTTGACTGTGTGCGCGACAAATTTCTGGGCGGATACCGGACGGAGAGCAACCCGCTTGCGGTGGAGCGGGGCTTCTGCGGCGGCACGACCGAGAAGGGCGGAAATCACTGCGGCGTTTTGCAGAAGCGGCTTGTTCTGAAGCCGGGAGAGGAGGTCCGCCTGGTCTTCATGCTCGGAGAAGGAAAGAGAGCGGAAGCGGGGACAATCCGGAAAAAATATAGTATAATGAAAAATGTAGATGAAGCGGCGGAAAAACTGGCGGCGTACTGGGAGGACAAGCTTTCCAGACTGCGGGTACGCACGCCATCCGGCGATATGAATACCATGCTGAACACCTGGAATCTGTATCAGGCGGAAATCAACATATTGTTTTCGCGATTTGCTTCTTTTATCGAGGTGGGCGGACGCACCGGGCTGGGCTACCGTGATACCGCGCAGGATGCCATGACGGTTCCGCATTCCAATCCGGAAAAATGCCGTCAGAGAATTGTGCAGCTTTTAAATGGGTTGGTGTCGGAGGGCTACGGGCTGCATCTGTTCGACCCGGCATGGTTTGAGGAGCAGGAGGAGGCGCGCCCGTTTGCCTCGCCGACGGTCATTCCGGTGCCGGATAAAAAGGACCGCATTCACGGGCTGAAGGATACCTGCTCGGACGATGCGCTGTGGCTGATTCCATCTATCATGGAATATATCCGGGAGACGGGTGAAGTGTCATTTCTCGATGAAGTAATTCCCTACGCGGATGAGGGGGAGGGCACGGTTTATGAGCACATGAAGCGGATTCTGGACTTTTCCGCCAGACAGGTGGGCGCGCACGGCGTCTGCCTGGGGCTGCGTGCGGACTGGAACGACTGCCTGAATCTGGGCGGCGGTGAGAGCGCGCTGGTATCATTTCTGCATGTGTGGGCGCTGGAGCATTTCCTCGAAGCGGCGGAGCTGAAGGGGATTGCGGAGGATGTTGCGAAATATCACACAATGTACAAGCATGTAAAAACAGTATGTCAGACGCAGCTCTGGGACAAGGAGTGGTTTATCCGCGGTATTACGAAAAGCGGACGGCGCATCGGAACCTCTGAGGACAAGGAAGGGAAAATCCATCTGGAATCGAACGCCTGGGCGGTGCTCTCCGGAGCAGCAACGCAGGAGCAGGGTGAACGGGCGATGGACAGTGTTGATAAATACCTGTATACGCAGTATGGAATTATGCTGAACGGTCCGTCCTACACGGTGCCGGATGAAGAGGTCGGCTTTGTGACCAGAGTGTATCCGGGTGTGAAGGAGAACGGGGCGATTTTCAGCCACCCGAATCCCTGGGCGTGGGCGGCGGAGTGCCGGCTCGGAAGAGGGGACCGCGCGATGAAATTTTATGAGGCGCTCTGCCCGTGCAGGCAGAACGATATCATCGAAATCCGCGAGGCGGAGCCGTATTCCTACTGTCAGTTTATTATGGGAAAAGAGCACACGGCGTTCGGGCGGGCGCGGCATCCGTTTATGACCGGGAGCGGCGGCTGGGCGTATTTTTCGGCGACCCGGTATATGCTCGGTATCCGTCCGCAGATGGAGGAGCTGCAGATTGACCCGTGTATTCCGCCGGAATGGGACGGTTTTGAGGCGGTGCGCAAATGGCGGGGCGCCACATACCGGATATCTGTGAAAAATCCGGCACATGTCTCAAAAGGTGTGAAGGAAATCCGGGTGGATGGAGAAAAGGCTGAGAGGATTCCGGTATTTGCGGCGGGAACGGAGCACGAGGTCGTAGCGGTTATGGGATAA
- a CDS encoding phosphoglucomutase/phosphomannomutase family protein — MIKFGTGGWRAVIGDGFTRQNIQLLAKSMSVKMKREGVADEGIVIGYDRRFLSKEAVKWACEVFAAEGIHCLFVNRSSPTPLVMFYVEKHQMHYGMMVTASHNPAIYNGFKVFTYGGRDASVEQTDEIEAIAAEVERQGDIAYIEYAQAKKEGLVTEFNPLNEYLDNIIDKINMRAIRDRGLHIVLDPMYGVSQTSIKTILSTARCEIDLIHEAHDTLFGRRMPAPSREALTELRTYVTEMECDLGIATDGDADRLGVVDDQGRYLHANDILVLLYYYLLKYKGWTGPAVRNVATTHMLDRIAESFGEKCYEVPVGFKHISAKMAETGAVIGGESSGGLTVRGHINGKDGIYAAALLVEMVAVSGKRLSELYAEIVEQYGHLYMEETSYSFPEAKKSELMRLLMEEKRLPEFDIPVKKISWLDGCKVYFENGGWIIVRFSGTEPLLRVFCEMKNEDEAKKYCRIFKEFLSAYIQ, encoded by the coding sequence ATGATAAAATTTGGAACAGGCGGCTGGCGTGCCGTAATCGGGGATGGTTTTACAAGACAGAATATCCAGCTTCTTGCGAAGTCGATGTCTGTTAAAATGAAGCGCGAGGGCGTGGCGGACGAGGGAATTGTCATTGGCTATGACAGAAGATTTCTCTCAAAGGAAGCGGTGAAATGGGCGTGTGAGGTGTTTGCCGCAGAGGGCATTCACTGTCTGTTTGTCAATCGCTCTTCACCGACGCCGCTTGTGATGTTTTATGTGGAAAAGCATCAGATGCATTACGGAATGATGGTAACGGCAAGCCATAATCCGGCAATCTATAACGGATTTAAGGTGTTCACCTATGGCGGGCGGGATGCCAGTGTGGAGCAGACGGACGAAATAGAAGCAATCGCCGCGGAAGTGGAGCGGCAGGGCGACATTGCGTACATAGAATACGCGCAGGCAAAAAAGGAGGGGCTGGTGACGGAGTTTAATCCGCTGAATGAGTACCTCGACAATATTATTGACAAAATCAATATGAGAGCAATCCGGGACCGTGGGTTACATATTGTGCTCGACCCGATGTATGGCGTCAGCCAGACGTCGATAAAGACGATTCTTTCTACGGCGCGGTGTGAGATTGACCTGATTCACGAGGCGCACGATACGCTGTTCGGACGCAGAATGCCGGCGCCGAGCAGGGAGGCGCTCACGGAGCTTCGCACCTATGTCACAGAAATGGAATGTGACCTCGGAATCGCCACGGATGGCGATGCGGACAGGCTTGGGGTGGTGGATGACCAGGGGCGTTATCTTCACGCAAACGATATTCTGGTGCTGCTGTATTATTACCTGCTGAAATATAAGGGCTGGACAGGACCTGCGGTGCGCAACGTGGCTACCACCCATATGCTGGACCGGATTGCGGAATCCTTCGGGGAAAAATGCTATGAGGTTCCGGTGGGCTTTAAGCATATTTCGGCGAAAATGGCGGAGACGGGCGCGGTTATCGGCGGGGAGTCCTCCGGCGGTCTGACGGTGCGCGGACATATCAACGGCAAGGACGGTATTTACGCGGCGGCGCTGCTTGTGGAAATGGTGGCGGTGTCCGGAAAACGGCTTTCTGAGCTGTATGCGGAAATCGTGGAGCAGTATGGGCACCTTTACATGGAAGAAACCTCTTATTCCTTCCCGGAGGCGAAAAAGAGTGAACTGATGCGGCTTCTGATGGAAGAAAAAAGGCTCCCGGAATTTGACATTCCGGTGAAGAAAATCTCCTGGCTGGACGGCTGCAAGGTTTACTTTGAAAACGGCGGCTGGATTATCGTGCGTTTTTCCGGCACGGAGCCGCTGCTGCGTGTTTTCTGCGAAATGAAAAACGAGGACGAGGCAAAGAAATATTGCCGTATTTTTAAAGAATTTCTAAGCGCATACATACAATGA